A region of Lycium barbarum isolate Lr01 chromosome 1, ASM1917538v2, whole genome shotgun sequence DNA encodes the following proteins:
- the LOC132636357 gene encoding ras-related protein RABA4d-like isoform X1: protein MSNLYGDYNQKIDYVFKIVLIGDSAVGKSQLLARFARNEFSLDSKATIGVEFQTKTLTIDHKTVKAQIWDTAGQERYRAVTSAYYRGAVGAMLVYDLTKRQSFDHMARWLEELRGHAGKNIVIMLIGNKCDLGSLRAVPIEDAQEFAERENLFFMETSALESTNVETAFMGILKEIYQIVGKKTLTADEGAEYAKSQSLKGTRIIVPGQESDSGGRGGCCMSSS from the exons ATGTCAAATTTATATGGAGATTACAATCAAAAGATTGATTATGTATTCAAGATTGTATTGATTGGAGATTCTGCAGTAGGGAAATCACAGCTTCTGGCTAGATTTGCTAGGAATGAATTCAGCTTGGATTCAAAAGCTACAATTGGAGTCGAATTCCAGACTAAGACTCTGACTATTGATCACAAGACCGTCAAGGCACAAATTTGGGACACCGCTGGCCAAGAAAG GTATAGAGCTGTAACTAGTGCATACTATCGAGGTGCAGTTGGTGCAATGTTAGTGTACGACTTGACAAAACGTCAATCATTTGATCATATGGCTAGATGGTTGGAGGAACTAAGGGGTCATGCCGGTAAGAACATAGTTATAATGCTGATTGGGAACAAATGTGATCTAGGGAGTCTTCGAGCAGTACCCATTGAAGATGCTCAAGAATTCGCAGAACGGGAGAATCTGTTCTTCATGGAAACATCAGCCCTTGAATCCACCAACGTTGAGACTGCATTTATGGGAATATTAAAAGAAATTTATCAAATTGTTGGCAAGAAAACTCTTACTGCAGATGAAGGTGCAGAGTACGCAAAGTCACAATCTCTAAAGGGAACAAGGATCATAGTTCCTGGCCAGGAATCAGATTCTGGTGGCAGAGGAGGCTGCTGCATGTCCTCCTCCTGA
- the LOC132636357 gene encoding ras-related protein RABA4d-like isoform X2, with product MSNLYGDYNQKIDYVFKIVLIGDSAVGKSQLLARFARNEFSLDSKATIGVEFQTKTLTIDHKTVKAQIWDTAGQERAVTSAYYRGAVGAMLVYDLTKRQSFDHMARWLEELRGHAGKNIVIMLIGNKCDLGSLRAVPIEDAQEFAERENLFFMETSALESTNVETAFMGILKEIYQIVGKKTLTADEGAEYAKSQSLKGTRIIVPGQESDSGGRGGCCMSSS from the exons ATGTCAAATTTATATGGAGATTACAATCAAAAGATTGATTATGTATTCAAGATTGTATTGATTGGAGATTCTGCAGTAGGGAAATCACAGCTTCTGGCTAGATTTGCTAGGAATGAATTCAGCTTGGATTCAAAAGCTACAATTGGAGTCGAATTCCAGACTAAGACTCTGACTATTGATCACAAGACCGTCAAGGCACAAATTTGGGACACCGCTGGCCAAGAAAG AGCTGTAACTAGTGCATACTATCGAGGTGCAGTTGGTGCAATGTTAGTGTACGACTTGACAAAACGTCAATCATTTGATCATATGGCTAGATGGTTGGAGGAACTAAGGGGTCATGCCGGTAAGAACATAGTTATAATGCTGATTGGGAACAAATGTGATCTAGGGAGTCTTCGAGCAGTACCCATTGAAGATGCTCAAGAATTCGCAGAACGGGAGAATCTGTTCTTCATGGAAACATCAGCCCTTGAATCCACCAACGTTGAGACTGCATTTATGGGAATATTAAAAGAAATTTATCAAATTGTTGGCAAGAAAACTCTTACTGCAGATGAAGGTGCAGAGTACGCAAAGTCACAATCTCTAAAGGGAACAAGGATCATAGTTCCTGGCCAGGAATCAGATTCTGGTGGCAGAGGAGGCTGCTGCATGTCCTCCTCCTGA